In one window of Campylobacter coli DNA:
- a CDS encoding anthranilate synthase component I family protein, giving the protein MLEMKANLYYRQILKKYPSSYFAEDSTRVIIGIDCDFYDAKNITLSELKAKFYENASKEQICKYSGFFGVFSANFISLFENLPSNENKNYDFPNFLFANAKAYLVYEKTSKMFFKYGESKYFDFLKEDFIFDKKACEYKILQDFQEEKRDFIRSVEKAKEYLLSGDIFQVVLSKQLCIEHNFDSFEFYETLSELNPSAYMFYFPTQYGVVLGSSPEFLLKIKNKEIFLAPIAGTRNLDENSDILKLEKDLLSDEKELSEHKMLVDLARNDASKFGKNTRVENLFSITRNKFVMHIVSEVYATMDKQANIFDIIGAVFPAGTLSGAPKIRALEIINELENLDRGVYGGAVGFLNFNEDVVLAIVIRSAFFKENKAFIASGAGIVLQSDPQKEYEEICAKRKALLVSFEKMAKGS; this is encoded by the coding sequence ATGCTTGAAATGAAAGCAAATTTATATTATAGGCAAATTTTAAAAAAATACCCTTCTTCTTACTTTGCTGAAGATTCTACTAGGGTTATTATAGGTATTGATTGTGATTTTTATGACGCTAAGAATATCACTCTTAGCGAATTAAAGGCGAAATTTTATGAAAATGCTTCAAAGGAGCAAATTTGTAAATATTCTGGATTTTTTGGTGTTTTTAGTGCAAATTTTATCTCTTTGTTTGAGAATTTACCCTCAAATGAAAATAAAAATTATGATTTTCCAAATTTTTTATTTGCTAATGCCAAAGCTTATTTGGTTTATGAAAAAACTAGCAAAATGTTTTTTAAATACGGAGAAAGTAAGTATTTTGATTTCTTAAAAGAAGATTTTATTTTCGATAAAAAAGCTTGCGAATATAAAATCTTGCAAGATTTTCAAGAAGAAAAAAGAGATTTTATCCGTAGTGTGGAAAAAGCTAAAGAATATCTTTTAAGCGGAGATATTTTTCAAGTGGTTTTAAGCAAGCAGCTTTGTATAGAGCATAATTTTGATAGCTTTGAATTTTATGAAACTTTAAGCGAGTTAAATCCTAGCGCTTATATGTTTTATTTTCCGACTCAATATGGGGTTGTGCTAGGTTCTTCTCCGGAGTTTTTACTGAAAATAAAAAATAAAGAAATTTTTTTAGCTCCTATAGCAGGTACTCGAAATTTGGATGAAAATTCAGATATTTTAAAATTAGAAAAAGATCTTTTAAGTGATGAAAAAGAGTTGAGTGAGCATAAAATGCTTGTTGATTTAGCTAGAAACGATGCGTCCAAATTTGGCAAAAATACGCGAGTTGAAAATCTTTTTAGTATAACAAGAAATAAATTTGTGATGCATATAGTCAGCGAAGTTTATGCGACGATGGATAAGCAAGCTAATATTTTTGACATTATAGGAGCGGTTTTTCCAGCAGGAACTTTAAGCGGTGCTCCAAAGATTAGGGCTTTAGAGATTATCAATGAGCTTGAAAATTTAGACAGAGGAGTTTATGGAGGTGCTGTTGGATTTTTAAATTTTAACGAGGATGTGGTTTTAGCTATCGTTATAAGGTCAGCTTTCTTTAAAGAAAATAAAGCTTTTATAGCAAGCGGGGCAGGCATAGTTTTGCAAAGTGATCCACAAAAAGAATATGAAGAAATTTGCGCCAAGCGTAAAGCTTTATTAGTAAGTTTTGAAAAAATGGCTAAAGGGAGTTAA
- a CDS encoding sulfite exporter TauE/SafE family protein: MNFADLPYIFIGIFSGITSGLFGIGGGMIIVPSMFALGASAHHAIGISVLQMIFAAIFGSYINYKKKNLNLKDGIVIGLGGLLGASFSGILLQALSDVALTAIFLGVSCIFFIKYAFGIKESVVKSHKSIWVKNGILFIAGAFTGIFAISLGIGGGLLIAPILAYFLGYDSKKVVSLSLFFVIFASISGIISFSNSGVIDAEVIHKGVLVGFASMIGVFIGIKIIEKMHISAHRKILLCVYALSILATTHSLLRKLGILAF; encoded by the coding sequence ATGAATTTTGCAGATTTACCCTATATTTTTATAGGTATATTTTCAGGTATTACTTCAGGACTTTTTGGCATAGGTGGAGGGATGATTATCGTGCCTTCAATGTTTGCATTAGGAGCAAGTGCTCATCATGCTATTGGAATTTCTGTATTGCAAATGATTTTTGCGGCTATTTTTGGTTCTTATATTAATTATAAAAAAAAGAATTTAAATCTAAAAGATGGTATTGTTATAGGACTAGGCGGTCTTTTAGGGGCAAGCTTTAGTGGAATTTTATTACAAGCCTTAAGCGATGTAGCTCTTACTGCTATATTTTTAGGAGTAAGTTGTATATTTTTTATCAAATATGCTTTTGGTATTAAAGAAAGTGTTGTTAAAAGCCATAAAAGTATATGGGTTAAAAATGGAATTTTGTTTATAGCTGGAGCTTTTACAGGAATTTTTGCCATTTCTTTGGGTATAGGTGGGGGACTTTTAATCGCGCCAATTTTGGCTTATTTTTTGGGCTATGATAGCAAAAAAGTGGTTTCGCTTTCTTTATTTTTTGTTATTTTTGCTTCAATCTCTGGCATTATCTCTTTTTCAAATTCAGGTGTGATTGACGCTGAAGTTATCCATAAAGGTGTTTTGGTAGGTTTTGCCTCTATGATAGGCGTTTTCATAGGCATAAAAATCATAGAAAAAATGCATATTTCAGCCCATAGAAAAATTTTACTTTGCGTATATGCTTTATCTATACTTGCAACCACCCATTCTCTACTTAGAAAACTTGGAATTTTAGCATTTTAA
- the uvrA gene encoding excinuclease ABC subunit UvrA translates to MNDTIKIIGAKENNLKNIHLEIPKNKLIVFTGLSGSGKSTLAFGTLYAEGQRRYIESLSAYARQFLDKVGKPDVDKIEGLTPAIAIDQKTTSKNPRSTVGTITEIYDYLRLLYARVGIQHCHQCGQKISSMSASDIVGEILKFPKGAKIIIYAPLVREKKGTYADLLENLRNKGYVRAQIDGVLVRLDEDIELSKTKKHTIKLVIDRLEIQEDLLSRLASDIEKGLEESFGEIEIEVLNPDEVGLNKHYHFSEHSACFACKISFVPLEPLSFSFNSPKGACAACDGLGIRYTLDMKKIIDESLSLENGAVKIMYGFNKSYYYKFLIAFCEQNEIPLKLPFAELSEEQKRLVLYGNAKTIDFFWKRNRLKRTFEGVVKMAYEMLKDEKDLAEYMSEKICKDCAGHRLRPESLAVKVASKGLGEILDMSIEDSTSFFANKKNFSYLSEQERLISEPILKEINERLFFLYDVGLGYLSLGRDARTISGGEAQRIRIASQIGSGLSGVMYVLDEPSIGLHERDTAKLIKTLRNLQQKGNTLIVVEHDKMTIEEADFIVDIGPKAGKFGGEVVFAGTYKELLKSKSETALYMNGKKQISQLQNRKQKEWLELKNVNINNIKDLSVSFPLQNLVAITGVSGSGKSSLILQTLLPFAQEELNRAKKVKKIGGVQIEGLEKLDKVIYLDQSPIGRTPRSNPATYTGAMDEIRNLFAATKEAKMRGYKAGRFSFNVKGGRCEKCSGDGEIKIEMHFLPDVMVVCDTCHGKRYNDATLEIKYKGKNISEILNMSVLEASEFFAAVPKIKQKLDTLVKVGLDYLTLGQNATTLSGGEAQRIKLAKELSRSDTGKTLYILDEPTTGLHFEDVNKLILVLQHLVDLKNSVFVIEHNLDVIKNADYIIDMGPEGGVKGGKIISTGSVEKVAKDHKKTKSYTGYYLDLELKSAKS, encoded by the coding sequence ATGAATGATACGATAAAAATCATTGGTGCAAAGGAAAATAATCTCAAAAATATTCATCTTGAAATTCCAAAAAATAAACTCATTGTTTTTACAGGATTAAGCGGTAGTGGAAAATCAACCCTTGCTTTTGGCACACTCTATGCCGAAGGACAACGCCGTTATATAGAAAGTTTGAGTGCTTATGCAAGACAATTTTTAGACAAGGTGGGCAAACCCGATGTAGATAAAATCGAAGGCCTAACTCCCGCTATCGCGATTGATCAAAAAACCACTTCCAAAAATCCGCGTTCTACAGTAGGAACTATCACTGAAATTTATGATTATTTAAGACTTTTATATGCAAGAGTGGGCATTCAGCATTGCCATCAATGCGGACAAAAAATCTCATCTATGAGTGCAAGCGATATAGTAGGAGAAATTTTAAAATTCCCAAAAGGCGCTAAAATCATCATCTACGCCCCTTTAGTGCGTGAAAAAAAAGGAACTTATGCGGACTTACTTGAAAATTTGCGTAATAAAGGCTATGTAAGAGCTCAAATTGATGGAGTTTTGGTGAGACTTGATGAAGATATAGAACTTTCAAAAACCAAAAAACATACGATAAAACTCGTTATTGATAGGCTTGAAATACAAGAAGATCTACTTTCTCGCCTTGCAAGCGATATAGAAAAAGGTTTAGAAGAAAGCTTTGGAGAAATCGAGATAGAAGTCTTAAACCCTGATGAAGTAGGACTTAATAAGCATTATCATTTTAGCGAACACTCTGCTTGCTTTGCTTGTAAAATTTCCTTCGTTCCTCTTGAGCCCTTAAGTTTTTCTTTTAACTCTCCAAAAGGAGCTTGTGCAGCCTGCGACGGACTTGGAATTCGCTATACCTTAGATATGAAAAAAATCATCGATGAAAGCCTAAGCCTTGAAAATGGCGCGGTGAAAATAATGTATGGATTTAATAAAAGCTATTATTATAAATTTTTAATTGCTTTTTGCGAGCAAAATGAAATTCCTCTTAAACTACCTTTTGCTGAACTTAGTGAAGAACAAAAACGCCTTGTGCTATATGGGAATGCAAAAACCATTGACTTTTTTTGGAAAAGAAATCGCCTAAAACGCACCTTTGAAGGCGTAGTAAAAATGGCTTATGAAATGCTAAAAGATGAAAAAGACTTAGCAGAGTACATGAGTGAAAAAATTTGTAAAGATTGCGCAGGGCATCGCTTAAGACCTGAGAGCTTGGCTGTAAAAGTAGCTTCTAAAGGACTGGGTGAAATTTTAGATATGAGTATAGAAGATAGCACTAGCTTTTTTGCCAATAAGAAAAATTTCTCCTATCTAAGCGAGCAAGAAAGACTTATCTCTGAACCTATATTAAAAGAAATCAACGAAAGACTTTTCTTTTTATATGATGTGGGACTAGGCTATTTATCTTTAGGGCGTGATGCAAGGACGATTAGCGGAGGTGAAGCACAAAGAATTCGTATCGCTTCGCAAATTGGTAGTGGTTTAAGTGGGGTGATGTATGTTTTAGATGAACCCAGTATCGGACTTCATGAAAGAGATACAGCAAAACTCATCAAAACCTTAAGAAATTTACAACAAAAAGGCAATACTCTAATCGTTGTAGAGCACGATAAAATGACCATAGAAGAAGCTGATTTTATCGTAGATATTGGCCCAAAAGCAGGAAAATTTGGAGGCGAAGTGGTATTTGCTGGAACTTATAAAGAACTTTTAAAAAGCAAAAGCGAAACCGCACTTTATATGAACGGCAAAAAGCAAATTTCACAGCTTCAAAACAGAAAACAAAAAGAATGGTTAGAACTTAAAAATGTAAATATCAATAATATCAAAGATTTAAGCGTTTCTTTTCCTTTGCAAAATTTAGTTGCGATCACAGGTGTTTCGGGATCTGGAAAAAGCTCTCTCATACTTCAAACCCTACTGCCTTTTGCGCAAGAAGAATTAAACCGCGCCAAAAAAGTAAAAAAAATAGGTGGGGTGCAAATTGAAGGGCTTGAAAAACTAGATAAGGTTATTTATCTTGATCAAAGCCCCATAGGACGAACTCCGCGATCAAATCCTGCAACTTATACAGGTGCCATGGATGAAATTCGCAATCTTTTTGCTGCTACTAAAGAAGCTAAAATGCGAGGTTATAAAGCGGGGCGTTTTTCCTTTAATGTTAAGGGTGGAAGATGTGAGAAATGTAGTGGCGATGGAGAAATCAAGATAGAAATGCATTTCTTGCCCGATGTAATGGTAGTTTGCGATACTTGCCATGGCAAACGCTATAATGATGCCACATTAGAGATTAAGTATAAAGGCAAAAATATCAGTGAAATTTTAAATATGAGTGTTTTAGAAGCGAGTGAATTTTTTGCAGCTGTGCCAAAAATCAAACAAAAACTTGATACCTTGGTAAAAGTCGGACTTGATTATCTTACCTTAGGACAAAATGCAACGACTTTAAGCGGGGGTGAAGCGCAAAGAATAAAACTTGCAAAAGAACTCAGCCGCAGCGATACAGGAAAAACCCTTTACATACTTGATGAGCCGACCACGGGACTACATTTTGAAGATGTAAATAAGCTCATTTTAGTTTTACAACACTTAGTTGATCTTAAAAATTCCGTTTTTGTGATAGAGCATAATTTAGATGTGATTAAAAATGCTGATTATATCATCGATATGGGCCCAGAAGGTGGAGTAAAGGGTGGAAAAATCATTAGCACAGGAAGCGTGGAAAAAGTCGCAAAAGATCATAAAAAAACAAAATCTTATACAGGATATTATTTGGATTTAGAGCTTAAAAGCGCAAAGAGTTAA
- a CDS encoding YqaA family protein, producing the protein MFDFLYNDINYLGLFIVCFLSSTLLPLASEAFVVAFIKLDFNANLVLFIATLGNTLGSLSTYALAYLGKEKILEKYFSKSLKKLDKFNANFTKFGSIYAFLTFLPLIGDIFALGLGFAKYPFIKTCFFISLGKLSRYIFIIFIANSL; encoded by the coding sequence ATGTTTGATTTTTTATACAATGATATCAATTATTTAGGGCTTTTTATCGTATGTTTTCTTTCAAGCACGCTTTTGCCTCTTGCAAGTGAAGCCTTTGTTGTAGCTTTCATAAAACTTGATTTTAATGCTAATTTGGTTTTATTTATAGCTACTTTAGGTAATACCTTAGGAAGCTTAAGTACCTATGCTCTAGCCTATCTTGGTAAAGAAAAAATTTTAGAAAAGTATTTTTCCAAATCTTTAAAAAAGCTTGATAAATTCAATGCAAATTTTACCAAATTTGGAAGCATTTATGCTTTTTTAACCTTTTTACCCTTAATAGGCGATATCTTTGCCTTAGGCCTTGGTTTTGCAAAATACCCTTTCATCAAAACTTGTTTTTTCATAAGTCTTGGCAAATTAAGTCGCTATATTTTTATAATTTTTATCGCTAATTCTTTATAA
- the polA gene encoding DNA polymerase I — protein MKTLTIIDTFGFFFRLYYALKGFKNSQGQASGMISGFANFIYSLKNEYKSDYIIFALDSKGKTFRSDIDPNYKKNRTPPPPELLEQIPICIEMIEKMGFMSVSCEGYEADDIIASVVKTCKDKDIFVRIITQDKDLYQLIKNGKTSIYSPISKNDYNEEACLEKYGVKPYQIKDFLALCGDSSDNIPGVKGIGAKGAKTLLDEFGSIEGIYENLTLVRNERSRKLLLEGKENAFLSKKLASLYEDLEVSNLLEKADFPQDEPLLKVLEILEHYELNVLLKKLRQNPDNKDKNLGFKATLIQDENQLFEILNSLDQESIIAFDTETTSINAKEAKIVGFSFCMSENEAFYVPLAHNYLGVGKQVSLQSAKKAIELIFKHFIIGHNLKYDFKIIENNFKLSLPQKYADTMILAWLKNPSLRVNMDDLALRLFNYETLHFESLVKKGENFASVELEKACKYAAEDAYITLRFYLYFLKNLEPHLLDLAKNYEFDFIKIIMMMEENGIKLDTHALEILMKKFESEIKILSEEIYTLCEDRFNLNSPKQVGDILFEKLKLPSGKKGKTGYSTDEKVLNELLDKHPVVSKILDYRELAKLYSTYCEPLLKLALKDENSRIYSSFLQTGTATGRLSSKDPNLQNIPAHGQYAKDYKSCFVAKEGFSFISLDYSQIELRMLAHFSEDEKLLNAFKNDEDIHARTAIMIFGESNYETRSIAKSINFGLIYGMGYKTLSKNLKIEANLAKTYIEKYFENFTSIKSYFEKVKNEAKANGFISTLSGRKRYFDFENAKPMQVAMYERESINSILQGSAADIIKFAMLEIAKTLDQDKRLILQIHDELIFEVKDELCENFVKKASDIMENIVKLKVKLKTSSSIAKKWGDLK, from the coding sequence ATGAAAACTTTAACTATTATCGATACTTTTGGCTTCTTTTTTCGTCTTTACTATGCCCTCAAAGGATTTAAAAATTCTCAAGGGCAAGCTAGTGGAATGATTAGCGGTTTTGCTAATTTTATCTACAGTCTTAAAAACGAATACAAAAGTGATTATATTATTTTTGCACTAGACTCTAAGGGTAAAACATTTCGTAGCGATATTGATCCAAATTATAAAAAAAATCGCACCCCACCCCCACCCGAACTTTTAGAACAAATTCCAATCTGCATAGAAATGATAGAAAAAATGGGCTTCATGAGTGTCTCTTGCGAGGGTTATGAAGCAGATGATATCATCGCTTCAGTAGTTAAAACTTGTAAAGATAAAGATATTTTTGTACGCATTATAACGCAAGATAAGGATCTTTATCAGCTTATAAAGAATGGTAAAACAAGCATTTATAGCCCTATTTCAAAAAATGACTATAACGAAGAAGCTTGCTTGGAAAAATACGGTGTAAAACCTTATCAAATTAAAGACTTTTTAGCCTTATGCGGAGACAGCTCGGACAATATCCCAGGGGTTAAAGGCATAGGAGCAAAAGGTGCTAAAACATTGCTTGATGAGTTTGGAAGTATCGAAGGCATTTATGAAAATTTGACTCTAGTACGCAATGAAAGAAGTCGTAAATTGCTTCTAGAAGGTAAAGAAAATGCTTTTCTTAGTAAAAAACTTGCTTCTTTGTATGAGGATTTAGAAGTAAGCAACTTGTTAGAAAAAGCTGATTTTCCACAAGATGAGCCTCTTTTAAAAGTTCTTGAAATTTTAGAGCATTATGAGCTAAATGTCTTGCTTAAAAAACTTCGCCAAAACCCCGATAATAAAGATAAAAATTTAGGCTTTAAAGCTACTCTTATCCAAGATGAAAATCAACTCTTTGAAATTTTAAATTCTCTCGATCAAGAAAGTATCATAGCCTTTGATACCGAAACTACAAGTATTAATGCTAAAGAAGCAAAAATTGTAGGATTTAGTTTTTGCATGAGCGAAAATGAAGCCTTTTATGTACCTCTTGCTCATAATTATTTAGGTGTGGGTAAGCAAGTATCATTACAAAGCGCTAAAAAAGCTATAGAGCTTATTTTTAAACATTTTATCATAGGGCATAATCTTAAATATGATTTTAAAATCATAGAAAATAATTTCAAACTCTCTTTGCCACAAAAATATGCTGATACTATGATTTTAGCATGGCTTAAAAACCCTTCCTTAAGAGTAAATATGGATGATTTAGCCCTAAGGCTTTTTAATTATGAAACTTTGCATTTTGAAAGTCTTGTAAAAAAAGGAGAAAATTTTGCAAGCGTAGAGCTTGAAAAAGCTTGCAAATATGCAGCTGAAGATGCTTATATTACTCTAAGATTTTATCTTTATTTTTTAAAAAATCTTGAACCTCATTTGCTTGATCTTGCGAAAAATTACGAATTTGATTTCATTAAAATTATTATGATGATGGAAGAAAATGGTATAAAACTTGATACACATGCTCTTGAAATTCTTATGAAAAAATTTGAATCTGAAATTAAAATTTTAAGCGAAGAAATCTACACTTTATGTGAGGATAGATTCAATCTTAATTCTCCAAAACAAGTAGGCGATATACTTTTTGAAAAACTCAAACTTCCAAGCGGAAAGAAAGGTAAAACAGGGTATTCTACTGATGAAAAAGTCTTAAATGAACTCCTAGATAAACATCCTGTTGTTTCTAAAATTTTAGATTATAGAGAACTGGCTAAGCTTTATTCGACTTATTGCGAGCCTTTGTTAAAACTTGCTTTAAAAGATGAGAATTCAAGAATTTATTCGAGCTTTTTACAAACAGGCACTGCTACAGGCCGTCTTTCATCTAAGGATCCAAATTTACAAAATATCCCTGCGCATGGACAATATGCAAAAGATTATAAATCCTGCTTTGTAGCCAAAGAAGGATTTAGCTTTATCAGTCTTGATTATTCTCAAATTGAACTTCGAATGCTAGCACACTTTAGTGAAGATGAAAAACTTTTAAATGCTTTTAAAAACGATGAGGATATACATGCAAGAACTGCTATAATGATATTTGGCGAGAGTAATTACGAAACAAGAAGCATAGCAAAAAGTATTAATTTTGGCTTGATTTATGGTATGGGTTATAAAACCTTAAGTAAAAATCTAAAAATTGAAGCCAATTTAGCTAAAACCTATATAGAAAAATATTTTGAAAATTTTACTAGCATTAAAAGTTATTTTGAAAAAGTAAAAAATGAAGCCAAGGCCAATGGTTTTATTAGTACTTTAAGTGGGCGCAAACGCTATTTTGACTTTGAAAATGCTAAACCCATGCAAGTGGCTATGTACGAAAGAGAAAGTATAAATTCGATTTTACAAGGATCAGCCGCAGATATTATAAAATTTGCCATGTTAGAAATCGCTAAAACTTTAGATCAAGATAAAAGACTTATTTTGCAAATTCACGATGAACTTATCTTTGAAGTAAAAGATGAATTATGCGAAAATTTTGTGAAAAAAGCTAGTGATATTATGGAAAATATAGTAAAATTAAAGGTAAAATTAAAAACAAGCTCAAGTATCGCCAAAAAATGGGGCGATTTAAAATAA
- the motA gene encoding flagellar motor stator protein MotA, whose amino-acid sequence MDLSTILGMVLAVTSISVGDILEGGNPLHVIHLSSFLIVMPTAAFCAMTSTHKKIVKAAYKELKIVFKGSGVNLPERIAQLIEFAIIARRDGLLALESRTNEIENDFLRNAMMMLVDGKSFEEIHESMEIQTEQLEEHYKECAEYWIIFGETCPTMGLVGAVFGLILALKLLDNPQAMAAGISGAFTATVTGIFGAYALFAPWGRKMKANGMDLVKEQIVITEAIKGIAEGANPRDLEAKLFNFLSHDDPKISQFDKG is encoded by the coding sequence ATGGATCTTTCAACCATATTGGGAATGGTTCTTGCAGTAACTAGTATCTCAGTAGGAGATATACTAGAGGGAGGAAATCCTCTGCATGTTATCCACCTTTCTTCTTTTCTAATCGTTATGCCAACAGCAGCTTTTTGTGCCATGACTTCAACTCATAAAAAAATTGTAAAAGCAGCCTATAAAGAACTCAAAATCGTTTTTAAAGGTTCAGGTGTAAATCTACCCGAAAGAATAGCTCAGCTTATCGAATTTGCAATCATTGCACGCCGAGATGGCCTTTTAGCTCTAGAATCAAGAACAAATGAAATCGAAAACGATTTTTTAAGAAATGCTATGATGATGCTAGTAGATGGAAAAAGCTTCGAAGAAATTCATGAAAGTATGGAAATTCAAACTGAACAACTTGAAGAGCACTATAAAGAATGTGCGGAATATTGGATAATTTTTGGTGAAACTTGTCCTACTATGGGACTAGTAGGGGCGGTTTTTGGTTTGATTTTGGCACTTAAACTTCTAGATAATCCTCAAGCAATGGCAGCAGGTATTTCAGGTGCCTTTACAGCTACGGTTACAGGTATTTTTGGCGCCTATGCACTTTTTGCCCCTTGGGGAAGAAAAATGAAAGCAAATGGTATGGATCTTGTAAAAGAGCAAATTGTTATAACAGAAGCGATTAAAGGCATAGCAGAAGGGGCTAATCCTAGAGACTTAGAAGCAAAACTTTTTAACTTTTTAAGTCACGATGATCCAAAAATTTCACAATTTGATAAAGGTTAA
- the motB gene encoding flagellar motor protein MotB: MAKKHKCPECPAGEKWAVPYADFLSLLLALFIALWAISKTNPAKVEALKTEFVKIFDYTATQTVQQETQDTYKYKGSQEEKEDELSKLKQMTANQQEVIKKLQAALDQSENQEILNLPSKVEFERGSAQIVSVDIQDYLKRIAQLISYLPPQIEIEIRGYTDNSDSALRSYDLGYARAENVLKYLIEGGVSTKNINLKSYGLNNPINGNPQALENNRVQIYFKVDIKDNDAKRSVLDLIEKSK; encoded by the coding sequence ATGGCTAAAAAACATAAATGTCCTGAATGTCCTGCTGGTGAAAAATGGGCTGTGCCTTATGCAGACTTTCTTAGTTTGCTTTTGGCACTTTTTATTGCTCTTTGGGCGATATCTAAAACTAATCCCGCTAAAGTAGAAGCACTAAAAACCGAATTTGTAAAAATCTTTGATTATACTGCGACTCAAACCGTACAACAAGAAACGCAAGATACTTACAAATATAAGGGCTCTCAAGAAGAAAAAGAAGATGAGTTAAGCAAACTTAAACAAATGACTGCAAATCAACAAGAAGTTATTAAAAAACTTCAAGCCGCTCTTGATCAATCTGAAAATCAAGAAATACTTAACTTACCTTCTAAAGTTGAATTTGAAAGAGGGAGTGCACAAATAGTATCTGTAGATATTCAAGATTATCTCAAACGCATTGCCCAGCTTATTTCATACCTACCTCCTCAAATAGAAATTGAAATCAGAGGTTACACTGACAATAGCGACTCGGCTTTAAGAAGCTATGATCTAGGTTATGCAAGAGCGGAAAATGTTTTAAAATACCTTATAGAAGGTGGAGTGAGCACCAAAAATATCAACCTTAAAAGCTATGGACTAAACAATCCTATCAATGGAAATCCACAAGCTTTAGAAAACAATAGAGTGCAAATTTATTTTAAAGTAGATATTAAAGATAACGATGCAAAACGATCAGTACTTGATCTTATTGAAAAAAGCAAATAA
- the flhB gene encoding flagellar biosynthesis protein FlhB has protein sequence MAGEDQEKTEEPTSKKIEDARKEGNVPKSQDAAAIVTLIVGFVITLFMMGFIGERITNLYRYYQSFIGVEFDLRIIQAIMIKSIFEVLILLAPIVLSIMIAGILGNVMQFGFIFTTKPIMPNLGKINPLKGLKNLFSLKKLVESVKIVLKVGVVFTIAFIVLLKFMQELPLVERYNIIGQLIWLRDRAIILAAIVIIAFLVIAVLDIFLVRFQYFKGLRMSKQEIKDEYKQMEGDPQVKGRIRRLQMEAARRRMVQDVAGADVVITNPTHYAVAIRYDTTKEQAPRVVAKGVDFLALRIKQVAYDNNVVVYENPPLARELYKACDINDLIPREMFKAVAEVLGFVYNTNNKSRLAGQVKKNS, from the coding sequence ATGGCAGGTGAAGATCAAGAAAAAACCGAAGAACCCACGTCCAAGAAAATAGAAGACGCAAGAAAAGAAGGTAATGTCCCTAAATCCCAAGACGCAGCAGCTATTGTTACTTTGATAGTTGGTTTTGTGATTACACTTTTTATGATGGGTTTTATTGGTGAAAGAATTACTAATTTATATAGATATTACCAAAGTTTTATAGGTGTTGAATTTGATTTGCGTATTATCCAAGCTATCATGATTAAAAGTATTTTTGAAGTTTTGATTTTACTAGCACCTATAGTTTTAAGTATTATGATTGCAGGTATTTTAGGCAATGTTATGCAGTTTGGTTTTATTTTTACGACTAAACCTATAATGCCTAATTTAGGGAAGATCAATCCACTGAAAGGTTTGAAAAATTTATTTTCTTTAAAAAAGCTTGTTGAGAGTGTTAAAATTGTACTTAAAGTAGGAGTGGTATTTACTATAGCTTTTATTGTACTTTTAAAATTTATGCAAGAATTGCCATTGGTTGAGCGTTATAATATCATCGGGCAGCTCATTTGGCTTAGGGATAGGGCTATTATTTTAGCGGCCATTGTGATTATAGCGTTTTTAGTGATTGCTGTTTTGGATATTTTTTTGGTGCGTTTTCAGTATTTTAAAGGTTTGCGTATGAGCAAACAAGAAATTAAAGATGAATATAAGCAAATGGAGGGGGATCCTCAAGTAAAAGGAAGAATTCGTCGTTTGCAAATGGAAGCAGCGCGCCGCCGTATGGTTCAAGATGTTGCAGGAGCGGATGTGGTTATTACAAATCCGACGCATTATGCCGTAGCCATTCGTTATGATACAACAAAAGAGCAAGCTCCTAGAGTTGTAGCTAAAGGGGTAGATTTTTTGGCTCTTCGTATAAAACAGGTTGCTTATGATAATAATGTTGTTGTTTATGAAAATCCACCTTTAGCAAGAGAGCTTTATAAGGCTTGTGATATTAATGATCTTATCCCTAGGGAAATGTTTAAAGCTGTAGCAGAGGTGCTCGGATTTGTTTATAATACCAACAATAAAAGTCGTTTAGCAGGACAAGTTAAGAAAAATAGTTAA